Below is a genomic region from Raphanus sativus cultivar WK10039 chromosome 4, ASM80110v3, whole genome shotgun sequence.
CTTAAAATCAAATAATGTAAACCGAAGATCCAATCCCTGGTTCTTTCCGGTTTGATTATAATGAGTGATTAGGAGGAGTCTCTGGCAGAGTTAGAGGTTTTTCTTTGTGGGGAGAGGTAAGTCAAGTGTGTGGCGACCATTGGTCAGTGGGAACGAGTGGCAAATATCTGAAAGGACGAACGTCAAGAAAGTCTGAAATTCGATCTATAGAGAGATAAAAAGAATCAgatttcaagaagaagaagaagaagtgactTTCGCGTTTGATCTTGAAAGACTCAAATGAATCCTCAAGCTGTTTCGTGTAGCTTCGGCTTCGTTTCTGCTCCACTTGTCTCTCCCAGAAGAACATCCCGATTTGTTATCCACGCCAAGTGTAAAAAAAAGATACTTTCTTCAATCTTGTTGAAATCGGTGATTAGTTTTGGATTCATCTTCTTGTTGATTTTGCAGCGGAACCATCGGAGAAATCAGTGGAGATAATGAGGAAGTTCTCGGAGCAGTACGCTCGTCGCTCTGGGACTTACTTCTGTGTTGACAAAGGTGTTACTTCTGTCGTCATCAAGGTTTGGTTAATTCAACCTTTAAAGTTTCCAACTTTTCTGGTCTTTGTTTAAAGATTCTATGTTTGTGTTGCAATCTTTAGGTTGAGTTGTGTTGTGTTGAATAGGTGGTGGTTTTGGTCTAAAGTTACTATCTATCTCGGTTGATTATGAACTACTTGAATAAAATTGAGTCTTCTgttcgtaaaaaaaaaaaaaaatgaatctgCAGAAGAAATTGAATTAGTTCATGTGAACATCTTGAAATCTAGTGCTTATTATTAACTAATCAAGTGCCTGAGTTAAAGAAATTGAGTTGGTACTAGTGAACATCTTTGAGTTCTAGTGTTTAAACCAACCAAGCGGCGGCTAAGTCTTCTAGTTGTAGAATAATGAATCTTGATTTAATTAACCAAAATTCCAAGCTCTGCTTCTTTCCGGTTAGTGAACATCTTTGAGTTCTAGTTTGTTAACTAACGAAATGGCTTAGTCCTTAGTCTTCTAGTAGCAGCATAATGAATCTTCAGAAGAGATTGGTTGATGCATGTGAACATTTGGACCTCTAGTTCTTAACTAATGAAGTGGCTGTTTTTTGGGAACAGGGTTTGGCTGAGCATAAAGATTCGTACGGTGCACCGCTTTGTCCTTGCAGGTGATCTTTGCTTCTGGgttatcattattttttaatagcATTTGAAGTTTCTGTATCAACCCAACAAagtctgatattttttttttttttttttggtgtagaCATTATGATGATAAAGCTGCTGAGGTTGGACAGGGCTTTTGGAACTGTCCTTGTGTTCCCATGAGAGAGAGGTAAGAAGTAGCTCCATTTGCTTGCACAAGCATTCTGCGTGTGTGGGGGTTGTTTATAAAATGATCATAGGTGGTCCTTTTGGTAACACTGGTTATATGTTATAAGCTGGACTGTCTCCTACTTGTTTATGGTTAGTAATTGGGTAGTGGTCAGAAGCATAGTTGGCAATAATTGTCAATAAtcttcaaacaaaaaaactcttatcataatatgttaaaaataagcATATTTTTTCTGATAACACTCTTGTACTAAAGTTTTAATCATTTGTGCATCAGGAAGGAGTGCCATTGTATGCTTTTCTTAACTCCTGACAATGATTTCGCTGGGAAAGATCAGGTAACCAACCCtctgatcagtatactttcccTAGTTGCAAGCTTGAGATTCTGACTCCATTTTAAAGCAAATTAGAATGCACTGAGACGTGATATGCCCTTTCTCTTCATTTGTTTTTGGTGCAGACTATTACCTCAGAGGAAATCAAAGAAACAACAGCTCACATGTGAGAAGAACTGATTCAGAGAGAAATGTATCATCAATGCATCCCTGTAAATTGATACCTCCATCGTCTTCTTCTCCGTTCTTCTGTACAACTATTTCCCTTCTCAGATAAATACTTTAGTatgatcttgtttttttttttgcaaatgattacaatacaataatataaaaaatgatatgaCTTTATGCCGAATGTCTTCAGTAAGCTTTTTCATGAGTTATAGAAACAGGAGTTCTTCGTCCACACCTTAAAGCCAAAGCTTCCATAAACTTTTCACTCCATCTTTGGTCGGCACATGCAGTACTAGTCAACAATTCTTGCAAGTTAGTCTGTTGGTCAATGTCAGAATCTCACAGCATCGCTTAGCACTTGTCTGGATTATAACATGTTGTCACAATCGCCATTGAACATATTTCACAGTCGAGAACTGTTCGTTTTTTCTTCTATGATTTGATTTTTGGGGAATTCGTGAGATTCATATGATATGGGATCCAAACTAAGCACTTGCACACAATACAGATAGAGATGTCAATCATGGACCTGGACCGCGGGCCTGGCCCGTAAAGAACTGTTGCGGGACGGGATTGGGCCGAGATTTTATAGACCCGCAAATTAGCGGGCTTTGCGGGACGGGTCTTTGCGGGACTGGGTCTTTTGCGGGACGGGACGATGCGGGTCTGCGGGATTACAAAGACCcgcatttttttccttttcaattcTTGTTttacgtcaaaaaaaaaagaatgaaaaaggtaatttatattactttcctctgaaaaaaagaaaaaagcttcAGCAATGATGATTCGAACTCCGACGATGATGTTTTGAGCTCCATTAGTGttttaatttagtatttttttattaattttgggATTAGCAGCTTAgatttggtgtttgattatatttagtttttattcattaaaactaaaaaattggtTATGAACTTAGGAGTTATAAgctaatgaaaaacatattctGAAAATATCGTTAATTGTTATGTAAATATGTTTGAGTGTGACAAAATTaactataactattttatttggttaagaTAACATGAACAAGACTAAGCTCTGATCAAAGCGGTAACGAGAATAAGTTATGGTTAGAGCCTTGATCGACTAAGCTATTTAATTCTATAACAATGATGTCGTTCAGCTGAAAGAGTTAGTCTTGTTACTGATTAGAGCCTTCTTCGATATGTATTTTATTCTTCATGTTCTCTCGTTACTTATCATTATATCTTGTTACATCAATAGAATAGAATATACATTAACATCTCATTTTTACATGcactttttgtttggttatgacttcatatatatatataatcatctcATGTTCTATATGCacttttaatagagaaaatatgcataatatataacaaattttgaaGAATTTGCATTGTAGACATTTcatgtatataaattatgtGAACTTGATTATGTAGGGGAGCAGCCTGAGGCATCTTAGAGCAGCATATAGCATCAGGAAGTGTTCTGGAGCGGCCTGCAGTGTCAAGCATGATCGGATACATTACATTAACGTATGTCCCGCGGGACAGCCCGTAAAGGAGTGTGCAATTTGCGGTACGGGCTTGGGACGACCTTTTGGAGACCGCAGCCCGCGCGGGCCTGACCCGCCGCGACCCGCAAAGAGATGAGCCCGCTGCGgtacgggacgggacgggacggaTCAACCTGTTTGACATCTCTAAATACAGAGGATACCAAAGCGATTAGATCAGGTGGAGATACAACACTAAAGTGAGTCAATCTTCATGAAGAAAATTAGTCACAATTGAATGGAAGAATCTGACTTATTACGATCTACTGTTGAAATCATGTTCCTTAGGCCGAAACCGATATATCCTTGTGGTTTGCTCATGAGGCTAACTAACAACAATTCGGTGACTTAGGTAACTTTGATAGGTAAACGACGGAGAAAATTTCTGACGAGTTGTTCACTCAACCTCTACACTAGTTGACTAGTTGTGACCTTAACAAGTCAAGCTTGTAAGAACAATTGGGTGAAGCTTGTGATTGTGTTGCTCGAGACAAGTATCTAATAACATTCTTGTATGTTTTCCAACTCTGTTTCAGTGATTTTCTGTGCTGAAAAAACAATAAACCATTGCAAGTTTATAATTTACTAACAGTACTAATTAGAGATATTACAGTATCAGGTACATGTGTACTATATCCCCTTCCCTTAAAGTAATCATCAGTTTCCATactcaaattatattttcatctgTTGAGATAAAAGAAGGATCTGCCGTGAGACAATCAACGAGATAATAATACATATcacaatgttttaaaataaacgGTTTCATTGAAGTTCTACTAGTTTTCATTAAAGGTATGACCATGCATACATATATGAATAGTGTACTAAACCGAACAGGAGGTCagactttaaaaaaaacttttgttttgcagttacattttatataaaaaccatGCAGTTGCATAAACAGCTTCACTCTTTATGGTCGGCTACTTCATCAGGTGACCTCCTGATAGGAATCTCAGAGTTGTCGCGACAAATAGTGGAGCTAGAGAGATGGTAGAGTAGATTCCTGAAGCAGTCTGTTCTTCTCATCAACATAGCTTGAAGACATATCGAGATTAAAATCTTGAGAGAAGCTAGGGTTACCGACCATATTACCACCAGAAGTGTCCTGAAAATCGAAGCAGAAGTCATCTGGAAGCATGTTTGAGAGAAACGGATCTACAACGTTGAAGTTGTTGGTAATATCACTCATACACATGTTCTGATCCTGATCAAAGCCATAAAGCTCATGCTGCATCAACTGATTCAAACCGTAGTTACTCACAGATTCTTGCAGCTCTAGTGGGAACACTGAGTAATCATGTATGCTTGATACGCAAGGATCTTGAACGTTGTTACCCACAAACATGTTCTGATCATAATAACCACCACCATAAGGCATCAACTGATAATGTAACCCAGATTCTTGTGCCGCTGAAACGCAAAGATGTTgaaagttgttgttgttgttctgaTCATAAACACAGAGCTCCTGATTTGTCAACCCAGACTCTTGTGGTAACGGTGTGAGCTGGCTAGGGTTCAAAGATTCCTTCTGTTTCTTTGCCGCAAGAAAACGACGCCGTTCTTGCAGAGTAGAGTAACTTAGTTCCAAGGACTGAATGAGTTGGTTGATTTGATCGACAGAGTAATGATCGGAGATTGGGTACTTCAATTCTTCAACATTCTTCTTCTGGGCCCTCTTCTTGAAATTGTTGGTCATCTTCGTCGTCTTCTTATTCTTGTTGAGGAACTCGTAAAGATTGAGGCTTTTCTTGCGTCTCTTGGCTTGGTCTAACTGGATGTAGCGGAGAGCCAAGTCTCTCACTTTGTCTCTGTTCTCGGGCCATGTCCTCAGCTCTCCGTCTGGTCCGTAATGAATGACGCAGGCTTCGATATCACAGAGAGTTGTAAGCTCCTGAGCTTTCTTGAATATCGTCAAGAGTCTGCTGTTCAAACTCGTTGCAGCGagtgaataagaagaagaaggagacgaTTTGGAACAAGAGGAAGAAAGAGGTGGTCGCATGGTGGTGCCTTTTCTTGTTTGATTCTCGAAACaactctctctctgtttttctcgcacacgaagaagaaagaaagaagaaaacaaatggaACTTGCGTGAGAAACTTTTGTGAATTTGGTTAGtgaatgatatatttatagatttttcttTGACTTGCGgtgaaaaaaggaaatatttactTCAGAAAATTATTTAGCCGTTGAGGTTTGTGAGAAAAGGAAAGATTTGcttcagattttttttaccgttctctctctctctcccctcatTAATGAAGGGTAAATGTCATGTGCCTTTAGATTtactttgatttctttttgaTAGATTTTCGTTTGATATCGATTGAGCTGGAGAATCACGTACAGTTTTTCCCATTTACGActcttttctttatgttttaGGGAAGGGAGAAAATTTGAATTGAGACAGAAGCACTCTCATTCAGCTGGAAGGATAGATACTTAAAAGTAAAAGTATTGGATGATCCCGCTAGGTTTTAGTTCCTTAGTTAAGGTCATTATCCTTTGTAATGTGTGGCGTAAGAGACAGTTCATCTTCACCGGTTTGGTAAGATGAATTTGTTCTCATAGTGGTCAAAGTGATCGGTTGTTAGATAGGGTAATGTAGGATCCTAATGAGTGATCCTAGATGATGCTATATCTTCTTCCATAGATCACATTGTGGTTAAAGTCTCTGTGGAGGCATTGTGGTCACAATTGGTTGTATCAACATAGCAAGTGAGAGTGAAATGTGTATTTGGACTATGACACTGAGTCTGCAGGACAAGTAGTATGAAGAAGTGAGAGTGAAGTTGTGTACTCTTCTTTGGACTAAGACAAAAACCAAAGACGTGTACTTACTTGAAAGCACTGGTCTTTCTTTACACCGCTGTAACTTCTATGGCTCTTTTGAAAACGCAACTTCCTTAGCTCCTTGGCAATAGCCAGACAGTTCTCCATAATCATCTCAACGACTTAAGAACATGAATAATCTTTGTTAATAATATCTAAGTTCGGTGttctgttttggttttatatagAGTGAGAGAGTATTAACGTAAAGCAGAAGCAACTGTCTTAAATTTAATTCTGGtgagacaaaaaaaaggatttaTCATAAGTTTCACACATATTGAGAAAAAAGGCAACAAGAGACTTAAAAAATATGCATCATGGACGATCTCCAATTCGTAGTTTCGTACATATGATTCAAAGAAAACGCGAGGTTGGTTACTACGTGAGTACTAACAACGTTAGCATTGGTCTTTACACTGCTGTAACAACCATGCTCTTTTTAAAAAGCAACTTCCTTTAGCTCCTTGGCAACAGCCTGACAGTTCTCCATAATCATCTCAACGACTTCATAACatgaataatttttgttataaatatctAAGTTTTGTGTTAGGTTTTGGTTGTTACATAAGAGTGataaattattaacataaaattCTGGTGAGACAAAAAAGGATTATCATAAGGCAAGGAGAGACTCCAAAAATATGGATCATGGACAATCTCCAATTCGTACATAGGATTCAAACAAAACCCGAGGTTGGTTTAATATATCAGCTTTGATCAGATCAGTAAGAGATTCTCTAGCCTTTTCTTGATTTGGagattttcttgaattttttttcttggttgaTCAGATACGTAAGTTTTGAAAGAGAGTCTCAACATTGAGGGAAGCTTTCTTGGCTTTGAGTCTACACTTTATGATTTTGATTTGAGCATCGAACCTCTCAATCCTCTCCGACAAggctttgaccatcatcttctCTGTCTCAATCCTCTCCGACAAGGGTTTgaccatcatcttcttcatcagagGGCCTCTGGCGAAATCATCATGTTCAAACTCAAACACCCCAGGACCTTTTTCTACACTTCGAAAGCCATTAGAGCTCAATTTTACCCAAAACGCTGTTAAGGTTCTGCCCAATACAGAGGAGGATTTGAGAAGAATGTGAAGCTTTTTCAAGTCCCAAACGACGAAACTGTGGTTGTTGCTTTTGCTCCAAGAGATGATCGGATCAGACGAACGGTCATTGACGACCTGATATAACTGGAGGaagaacgaagaagaagatctcGTTGGTAGTTTGCGAACCATCTTCCTGTATTGGCAAAAGATcgggaagaagaaagagagagagagtaaaaagGAAACTTTGTAACTGACTAGCTCTTTGAGGGAAAGCTGTTATTATATAGAGGAAAATCTTAGTCggtttagaaaaaaaaggaaatttctgTTTGGGATTACTTTCTCCATCTCAACGGTCACTAAAGTCAACGATTCGATTCGGTCAATTATACGGTTAGGATTTGATCGCATGAATAGCAACGGTCAGTATTGAAAATCTTAGTCGGTTTTATTGACATATATTACGCGTTTTAGACTTGGTTATAGCCGCTAGGTTTTTGATGTGTTTCTGAGCCCAAAAAAGGAACGACACCGTTACGTGGCTGCCAAGCACTGCACGTGACAAAACGCTAAATTCAAGACGGAGCTTTTTGATCGGTTGTGTTCGAGTTCTCTTTCACCCTCCCTCTATTTTCGCGCCAAATTGGAGAATCTTGCCTCGACTTATCAGAGCCTGTAGACTATAGAATCTCTGATTTTCTTGTAAAGTTTTGGATTATCtgttatatctttttaaaaggAAATGGAAGAAAATTTGAATTGAGATTAAACACGCTGATTAAACTGGAAGGATATACTTAAAAGTAAAAACATTGGTCTTGTCTGTTTTGAGGTAGACGATGCCAATCTGTTTTAACAAGCCTTTCAACATAGCAAGTGAGAGTTGGACTATGACTCTGAGTTTGCACAACAAGTAGTACGAAGAAGTAGAGCAAAGTGTGCAGCACTAACCTTTCTTTTGTAACTTCTATTGctcttttttaaaacaaacctTCCTTAACTCCGTTCTCCGGCATGTGTCTCAATGACTACAAAACATGAGTGATCTTTGTTGTAAGCTTCTAAGCTTGGTGTTATGTTTTGTAACTTCTATTGCTCTTCTTAAAACAAAACTTCCTTAGCTACTTGGCAACAGAATATGAGTAGTCTTTGTTATAAACTTCTaagtttggtgttttgtttGGGTTGTTATACAGAGTGAGAGTGAATTAACGTAAAACATAAACTAATGTTTTGAAATTAATTCTGTTGAGACAAAAGAAGAATCTGCTGTGGCAGTCAACGAAAATATACATATCACAATAATTCTAAATAAAATGTTCCATTGAAGTTCTGTGagatttcatatttgaatagGTTACTAAACCGAACAAAAGGGATCTGACTTGAAAAACTTTTTGTTTTGCAGTTACATTTACATATAAGcgtattcaaaaaatatatataaaaaaatgcagATGTATAAACAACTTCACTCTCTACGATCAGCTACTTCATCAGAGAAATCTCAAGAGTTATCGGTAGGAATGGTGGAGCTAGAGAGATGGTAGAGTAGACGCCTGAAGTAGTCTGTTCTCATAAACACAGCTTGATAACATATCTGGAAAATCTTGAGAGAAGCTAGGGTTACCACCCTAAGGGTCCTGTAAACCAAAACAGAAGTCATCTGAGACTAAGTTTGAGAGATACGGATCTAGAACGTTGCAGCTGTTGGTAGTATCACTCATACACATATTCTGATCAAAGCCATATTCTGCATCAACTGATTCAAGCCGTAGTTACCCATACACATATTCTCATAAACTGATTCTCGTAGCTCTAGTGGTGGTAACAGTGAGTAATCTTGGGTGTTACGTACGTGTAAACTCGTTGATGTTGATGTTACCCATACACATGTTCTGATCATAACCACCATAAGGCATTAACTGAGTGTAATCCAGATTCTTGCGCGGATGAGTGATCTGGTGTGTTTGAAAAGCAAAGATGTTGGAAGTTGTTGGTCTGATCATAAGCACAAAGCTCCTGATTTTTAAACATAGACTCTTGTGGGTACTTGGTGAACTGGCTAGGGTTTAAAGATTGGTTCCCAAGATGTGGACGATCCTCCAACTTTGCTTTTGCCGCAAGGAAACGACGCCGTTCTTGCAGAGTAGAGTAACTTAGTTCCAATGACTGAATCAGTTGGTTGATTTGATCGACATAGTAGTGATCAGAGATTGGATACTGCAATTCTTGAATATTTacttcagattttttttaacccattctctctctcctccctcATTGATGAAAACGGTACGTCATGTGCCTTTAGattttgtttgatttctttTCCATAGATTTCCCATTTATCTCAActtataaaaagttttatt
It encodes:
- the LOC108851995 gene encoding ferredoxin-thioredoxin reductase catalytic chain, chloroplastic, giving the protein MNPQAVSCSFGFVSAPLVSPRRTSRFVIHAKSEPSEKSVEIMRKFSEQYARRSGTYFCVDKGVTSVVIKGLAEHKDSYGAPLCPCRHYDDKAAEVGQGFWNCPCVPMRERKECHCMLFLTPDNDFAGKDQTITSEEIKETTAHM
- the LOC108850652 gene encoding agamous-like MADS-box protein AGL75, with product MRPPLSSSCSKSSPSSSYSLAATSLNSRLLTIFKKAQELTTLCDIEACVIHYGPDGELRTWPENRDKVRDLALRYIQLDQAKRRKKSLNLYEFLNKNKKTTKMTNNFKKRAQKKNVEELKYPISDHYSVDQINQLIQSLELSYSTLQERRRFLAAKKQKESLNPSQLTPLPQESGLTNQELCVYDQNNNNNFQHLCVSAAQESGLHYQLMPYGGGYYDQNMFVGNNVQDPCVSSIHDYSVFPLELQESVSNYGLNQLMQHELYGFDQDQNMCMSDITNNFNVVDPFLSNMLPDDFCFDFQDTSGGNMVGNPSFSQDFNLDMSSSYVDEKNRLLQESTLPSL
- the LOC108852371 gene encoding heat stress transcription factor A-6a yields the protein MVRKLPTRSSSSFFLQLYQVVNDRSSDPIISWSKSNNHSFVVWDLKKLHILLKSSSVLGRTLTAFWVKLSSNGFRSVEKGPGVFEFEHDDFARGPLMKKMMVKPLSERIETEKMMVKALSERIERFDAQIKIIKCRLKAKKASLNVETLFQNLRI